The DNA segment GATGCTAGCATCATGTTTCCTCTACAATCTACAGGATGATGAGCCAATtagcctcttttatttataaatttcccagtcttggctatttccttatagcaatgcaagaacagccccATTCATTTTGCATGGCGCTGTACCTGTGGGATACTTCAGATCTCAACCAACAATTCACAAAAGTGATTGAGGACATTTCCAGTGGCTAGAATCCAGGTTTGTCGAGGTGGTCAATCAATAAAACAGTTAATTAACAATTATTCGTTTGTtcatcttctttttgttctttcattcatcaAACACAGATTAATCATTAACTGTGTACCTATTACAAGCTCAGTGCTGGGAATGCAAAGGATCTCTAGATTTAATAGGTTTTAACTGGAAGTATGAGATTTAATAGGTTTTAACTGGAAGTAGGAAGATagtgaaataacttttaaaatgcattaatcAGTGTTTTCTTCCTCAGTGCCTACTGTTATTTCTCTCATAATTCTTAAGGCCTAGCTTTTGTAACTTGGTATAATATAGTGTTATTTTATGATGATGATCATCATAATGCTGCTACCAGTGAGATGGGATTATTCCCTTGACCTTGACCCCCTTCATGGGCAGGAACTGGAATGGCTCATTTCACTCAGCCTGCTGCTTGCCACTCCTCACGAGAGGGAGCGTGCAAGTGAGTCAGGAACCAGAGCGAAAATATGAATGCTGGAACTGACCAGTCACTCCTCTCTGGTGAGAGCAGGCTGTGTGTGGGCTCTGGAGCAATgtcccagcccctgccctcatgggCTCTTGTCTGGTATCCAgaaagaatcaggtcacatgaacAGATCGAAGGGTAGTATATGTGGAGGATTTTCTTGGGCAATGGATGTGGCTGTCAGTGGAATGGGGAATTGGAAAGGGAATGGTGGGGGAAGAAGGTGATCTTTCCCTGAAGCCACACCATCTGAAGTTGACCGCATTTATCTGTAGTCTCTGCTTGTATCCCCAACACTTAGCCATTTATATTGCTCTTCCAGCTGAAGtctttttatgggcacaggataggggCATGGCGGGCTAAAAAGGCAACATTTAGCTGAAAAATGGGGTCAGCTATTGTCACTTAGGGCCACAGTTCCATGCTTTAGAGTGGGGTTTAGCCGGGAGCCCAATCATTCTGTGTCACCAGTGCCATTACATACATTTtactccttttctcttttatccCTTATAACATCCCCAGGAAGTATTATTTTCCTGATTCTACAGAGAAGGACAGAAGCTCAGGGAGTGATCTGCCCAAAGTCACAACTACTATATAAATAATATGACACTGGATTTAATCCACTCCAGGCTGACTCTGGAGCCTCTGCTCTGTCAGAAATAAGCAGAAAAGATTGGTCCAAGatttctgctgcttctgctttgAATCCTGTGTAAGAGGGGTCTGGACATACTGCAGGTGGTCAGTAAAGACTTAACAAAGAGGAAAGGACACaatagagtgaaaaggcaacctacagaatgagaaaaatatttgtaaatcataatATATCCAATacagggttaatatccagaacatataaagaactcctataactcaacaacaaaaacacaaataaccagattttaaaaatgggtaaaggagtTGAATAgtcatttcttcaaagaagatacataaatggccaacaagcctatgaaaagatgttcagcatcactaaatcattagagaaatgcaaatcaaaacttcaagatatcacttcacacctactGGGATGCCcactgtcaaaaagaaagaagcaaccacacagaaaaaaggaaatattgacaaggatgtggagaaatcggaACTCTTGTGcactgtgggaatgtaaaatggtacagccactatgaaaaactaTATGGAGGCTTCTCAACAAGCTAAAAGGTAGAATTACCCTATTATCCAGTAATCTTACGTCTGGGTATGTATCCCAAAGCAGTGAAAAGCAGGGTCTCTAAGAGATATTTGTACAACCATGTCCATTGCAGCATCGTTCGCAATGACCACGAGGTGGAAGCAGCCTGCACACCTGCTGAGAGATCAATGGTAAGAAAATGTGAGgctctagaactagaaataccatttgacccagccatcccattaccgggtatatacccaaaggattctaaatcatgctgctataaagacacatgcttacgtatgtttattgcggcactgttcacaatagcaaagactcggaaccaacccaaatgtccaccaatgacagactggattaagaaaatgtgccacatatacaccatggaaaactatgcagccataaaaaaaggatgagttcatgtcccttgtagggacagggatgcagctggaaaccatcattctcagcaaactatcgcaagaacagaaaaccaaacaccgcatgttctcactcataggtgggaattgaacaatgagatcacttggacacaggaaggggaaaatcacacaccggggcctgttgtggggcgggggggaggaagggggagggatagcattaggagatatacctaatgtaaatgatgagttaatgggtgcagcacaccaacatggcacatgtatacatatgtaacaaacctgcaccttgtgcacatgtaccctagaacttaaagtataatagaaagagaaagaaaagaaagaaagaaagaaagaaagagaaagaaagagaaaatgtggtatatacatacaatggcatattattcaggcttaaaaaagaagagaatccTGTTATGTGCAACAACATGTCTAAACCTTGAGGGTATAATTTTAAGTGAAATttagtcacaaaaagacaagtaTTGTGTGATTCCACCTACATAATTGTATCTGAAGTAGTCAAGCTCATAGTAACAGAAAGTAGAACAACGGTGGCCggacatgatggctcacgcctgtaatcccagcactttgggaggccaaggtgggtggatctcctgaggtcaggaaaccaagaccagcccagtcaacatggtgaaaacccgtctctacacaaaaatacaaaaataagccgggcgtggtaatgtgcacctgtaacctcagctactcgggaggttgaggcaccagcctgggcgacagagcaaggctgtttcaaaaagaaagaaacaaagaaagtagaatggtggttaccaagggACTGGAGTAGGGGTAAATGGgtatagtttcagttttgcaTGATGAAAATGACCCAGAGGTCTGCCACCACTGAATCGTACaactaaaaatggttaagatggtagaTTTTGTTACGTGTTTTTtcaccaattaaaaaataaatttaataaaaaaggataaagaggAGGGCAGCCTAATGTTATGCTCTTTATGCCCGAATTTGGCGAAATCGAGCCAGCTCTTTTTTCCTATGACAGAGTCTGAACCTTACTTTATCCCAGGGATAGGAATGGCCCCAGCTCCCGCGCAGCCTCCGGGCTGCACCACGCTCACCCCGGAGTCTCTCTCCGCTCCTTACTCCGCCCACCGCAGTTTCCTCCAATCGTGGCCCTCGCCCCGCCCCCTTACCCGAGCCTCTTTCCTGCATCCGGGCCTGAGAGGGCAGGCTTGAGGGAAGCATGGAGGTCCATGGCAAGCCCCAGGGTAGCGCGAGTTGCTTGTCGCCCACCCGGGACTCCTCTAGAGTCCCAGTGTCCAAGGAGCTGCTGACGGCGGGAAGCGACGGCCGCGGAGGTGACGGACGGGTGACAGAGGCATGGGCCGCACACATGCGGCGGAGGCGGCGCGGCCGGTGCAGCCCGGGGCCTGTGGCTCCCTGTCCGTGCTCCGTACCCTCGAGGGGAGCCCCGGGGACTGCTGCGGGATTCCGGCGTGCTTTGCTGGCGGCAGGGGTGGGGGCTTTGGGGCGGGCACCCGGCTGCGGGCCCCGAACAGTTTCCCCAGCTAGTGGTTCCTATTCTACAAGGTAGTGAGCGCCCACCCTGCCAGGCGCCGCTGCTAGGCACCTCCCCTGCACTGAAAGCTGGGACGCTCTCGAACTCTTTTGGAGAAGGGAGGGCTTTTGGTCTGGCTGCCTGGGTCAGAGCAGTTGGCTGGTAGGGGGAAGCGGAGTAATATTATGCTAACAGTCTCTTCCTCCTTCACACCCACACCGACCACCCCTTAGTGTTGCTGTTTTGTACAGGAAGACATGCATCCGGGAAATCCACACAGCATTTCAGACACTATAGGTAGAATTTAAAAGCATGAATTCGAATCCCAGCTCCACTAGTAATTAACTGGTGGGACTTATTTTCATTCCCTACGCCTCAGTTTTTGCATTTGGAAAATGGTGGTAGTAGTAATGCCAGTAGAATTTTTGTAAGGAGGAGAATGCGTAAAAAGGCTTGGGCATGTTGTCAGTAAATACTAGCTTGAAGAAGGGTTTTATGAGAACCCAGAGATTCCGAAGGAAGTATAATAATGATAACCAAAGCTTATGTAGTCCTTACTATGTATGCCCCAGGAACTAACTCATCTACTCGTCACAACAACCCTTTGCAGAAACTCTGTTATCTCTGTTTCATAGTTGAGGAACCTGAGACATGATTTATCATACAGGTAATTTACTTTCTGGAGATCATGTGGCTAGAAAATAGCAAAACTGGGATTTGAATTCAAGTAGTCTGGCTCTAGAGTCTGTGCTCTCATCTCGAATCCAGTAGGCTTTCAGTAGTAGGCATTCAATGGATGTTTGTTGCGCTCTGCTTTGctgatttgttttttaaccagAGAGTTAAGGGATTTTCCGGGTATTAGAAATAGGGTGTGCAAAGCCTTGAGTTTCGTAAGTTCCCCTCTTGGAACTCTGATGGGGTAGAGagttgggatgattcaagtgtgAGAGATGAGGGTGAAAAGGTAGAGTGGGTAACAAAATCGCCAAAAGGCTGTTTTTCTTGGGTTGAACATCTTCAGAGAAGGGAAAATACCAGGCAAGCGTGTTTTACTAATGAAGAAACAAATGCTTTGAGATCAGGTGAGTGGCCCAGTGTTACACAACTAGTCACCATTTCTGGCTTCACTTAACCATTGTTATGCTCTGTACTGCTTCCTCCATTCTGTCATTGCAGACCCACGTTTGTCTACTGATGAATTTCTGATCCAGAAAAGTGCAGATTAATGTGCATTTATTACCTGGCATTGGTGTTAGAGGTGAATGAGACAGGCTAGATGTAAGAAAGGAGAGGTGTCTGTACATAAAGAATTAAAATGTTGTAATGGAGCTTGGagtgctgctttaaaaaaaaatcttggggTGTGTGAACAGTCAAGACTTAAAGACTGGTCATGTGAGAGGCTTACTGGTGGGCCTTTGCTTTTTTGTGCAGTAGTAAATTAAGggtgtttgtgtgtctgtatttTCAGGTGTATGGGACAGGTTACTCATCAACTCCCAAAATAAGTCCAGGAAGACCTCCTCTCTTCAAACAGTTCGGATAGAAAGGAGTCCCTGTAAGTACCTCTTCTCCTCTCTCACGCTCTCTAATGCTGAGTTTTGTCTAATTAAGCTGTTATTTGTTGGGACGGTCTCTGCCTTTATGGTCAGGTATCAAACCACAGATAGTCCAGTGGAACAAGTCTTACTTGGGATTTACATGATAAAGTCGGTACACAGGATAGAATTTCTTACATTATTTCTCTACCTTAAGAGGGTAGCTTTTTTGTGAAAAACTGCTTGTTGGATGAATTTTGGGAAGTCAAAAACAATTGTTAATCTCCATGGCAAATTTTTTTAGAGGTTACTGAGCTTCAAACTTAATATATATGGATGGAAAACCACAACCACATCCCATTGAATTGGACACaattatttaaatgataaatattactTAGAATACAGCATAATGGCCAATTCTCTTTATTAATTATTCTGTATGTTGCTGTACTGCACATTCGTAAGTATGTCCCACACTCAGACTTTAAGTATTACATGAATGCCCTCTCTGTAATTCActcttaatgttaaaaaaaaaaaaggcaaaaattcaataaaaacaatgtaaataaGCATGAAGGTTATCACATCAATAAACTAAGAAATCATGAGTACTCTGAAAGGAAAATTTAACTAGCATTATTACTGTAGCACTAAATCTACAATAGCTAAAATGACGACATGGTGGCTGTCCATCCAAAAACCGGTTTTTGTGgacataggtttttgttttgagggGTTCcttacctaggagtggaattgcaggTATATGGAaggtgtgaattttttttttttacgaagaAGAAATTGCCATtgtgcatttccaccagcaaggTATGAGAGTTTAGTCGCTGCATATCCTCACCAAAATGTGGTGTggcctttttaattttaactagtCTAGTGTGGATATAGTGGTATCACGTTGTGATCTTAATTTGTTTATAAtggctaataatgttgagcatctttccgTGTATCACTGTTTGTATGTCTTTGGTAAACGGCCTGTTCAGCACATTTAAATCTtcagcacatttaaaaaatcaggtttCTCATTGTAAACATCATTCTTGATAGTGCAGCTCCGTTGGTGATAGACTTACCAGCCCTGtgtgtctgagaaagtctttattttgctttcagtttttggaAGATGCTTTAATGGAtttagaattctaggttgacagtgtgggtttttgctttttcttttttctccagtaCTTTGAAGACGTCACTACACTTTCTTTTCAGTAGCATTGTTTCTGATGCCTGTGTCTACTGTCAATTTGTGTCATGAATAtggtgtttcttttcttctctggctgcctttaagattGTCTTCATTACTGGTTTTTACTGATTTTATGGTGATGTGCcctttgtagttttctttgtgagTCTTGAGCTTGGGTTTGTTGAACTTACTGGATctatgaatttataatttttatcaaatttgggaaatttttacGGATGTTATTGCTTGCTCCTGTCTTGCCTCTCCTGAAGGGACTCCAGTTACACCTAATTTTGACAGTTGGGGTTGTCCCACGGCTCATTCATTGTTTGTTTGGGTCTTATGTTTTGTGCGTTTCAATTTGGATAGCTTCTATTGCTGATTTCCTTGAGTTCACTATTCTTCTATATtgtctaatctgctgttaattctgtcaaatgtattttttcaagGTAGATACAGTTTCCATCTCTAGAAGTTTGAGACTGTttatatcttttgtttctttccttgtgtttgtgcttttcttttcttccttgaacATACAAAGTATATTTATAAGAGCTGTTTTAACATTCTTGTTGCTGATTCTATTGTCTGCGTCACTtctgaatctttatttttttccctactcTTTATGGATTATGTTTTCCTGTTTATTTGCAtgtttgctaattttttattagatgCTGGACATTTTTAATATTACGGTGTCGTGTGTTGgatattatttaatttagaaGAACTACGACTGGACTAGCCTCAGCGTTCAGCATATACTCTCCTAGAGTACCATGGAATTATTTGGCTTCTGAGGATCAGGGTTCAGACCACACATTTTGGTACTTGTTTTGCTCTACTTGATTCATTAGTTGGAAACAAAAGCGGGACCAGGTTTTCTGTCTGTAGCAATAGATTTAAATCTGAGGACAGAAAAATACCTTTTATTTGTATTAGTAATTTCTCTTTCTGTATATCCGAAGGGGAATGAGAGCTAACATTCCCTATTGTGTAGGGCTTTATTTGTGTACATGCTCTTAGGGAGTCCTTCCAGCACCTTATTTTACAAATAGAGGTCGTCTACTTGACCTTGGcccctattttcttttcttcttccttacgCTGGACATTTTAGTCATCTGTTATGTAGCCATAACAGTTACGTAAGTTCTGAGAGCTTGTTATATGCATGATTATGTGCTGGGCCTCttttgagagagaaaataaatattcttgttTGTTGACTGCTCTGTATTTGGCATAGTGACTGACAGTTATCACTCCCTTTTTATAGATTAGTACATTGAGGTTTCAAGTggtaaaattaaatgtattaattaGGATTCTTAGTTGCAAATGGCTAAAATCCAGCTCAGATTGCcttaagcagaaaaagaaattatgttgGCTCTttttattgggggaaaaaatacTCCAGGTGCAGTAATTTCAGGTGCGTCTGGATCCAGGTGCTCAGTGTTCTCAGAGGTCAGCCACTCTGTCTCTTAGTCCTGCTTTCCTAGGCATTGGGCTAATCTAGAGCATACTCTTCCCCCACGTGTGGCGAGTTGCCAGTTTATCAGCAGCTTCAGCCTTATATTCAGCCAACTCAGTCATTCACTCAGAAAGATTTCTCTCTCAACAGTTCAACAAAAGGTCCCGAGTAATCTCTTATTGGCCTGACTAGAGCAGCGTGTCACTGTGATACCACTAAAGCACAGTACAGTGGCCAAGGATGTGGAGGATGTAGGCATGGGGTGAGGGGCAAGAGTGACTAAGAGTGACACCAGCTTAAAAGGAAAGCAAGGGTTATATTATCAGAAGAAGGGGAACAGATGTTGGGTAGGCAGAAATAATCACTACTTAATTAACTGGCCCAGGGTAATTCAGATAGAGGTAAAACTAGGATTCTGTATATACCTAGTCAGTCTTACCCTAAAGCCTCAGAACCTGGTGCTCTTAACTGTTAAGTCACACTGCCTCCCTATTTAGTTACTATTCGTTGAATGCTAGCCTTCTAGGAGTTTACAGTCCTGGGGATATATGAGAAACAAAACATTTGAGAAACAATTAATTGCGGGATTGTGTAGTCCTACTGCTTTATTCAGAAGAGGATGGAGGGTTTTTAAATGAAGGGAACTAAAAGATATGTAATTATGATTGCTATTATTAATACTCAATTCAGAAGTGTTTATAGGAAATCCTAGGTTTCAGAATTTACTAGCATAAATGTTGATATGCTGTATTTACTTTCCACAGTATTGGACCAGGTGCAGACCTTTCTCCCGCAGATGGCACGGGCAAATGAAAAGCTAAGAAAAGAAATGGCAGCTGCGCCACCTGGTCGTTTCAATATTGAAAACATTGATGGGCCTCATGGTAAAGTTATACAAATGGTAACTATGCTTTGTTTTCATATGGTGAAATTACTAGTCTACTTGTCACCTAAGAAGAAGAgaacttttccattttattttcaagttttcattGTCCTGGTGTTAACTCATGTTTCCAATGTTGTATAGGTACATAGTCATTTTATGATTTAGTCATATGATGTCAcaggaaggtttttttttcctaagtcaAATGCTATATTTGTTATTCTGAAGCATTAATCTACTCAATGTcctaactggattttttttttctgtccaagCCCCAAAAGAGGTGATCATAGTCTGATTTATTGagtatgcaaaaataaatgatgTGTAGAAGAGAGCAATTGATTACATAAGCTATGTGTAAAAATGTTCTCTCAGTTTATACTCATGTCTTGTTTCTGCACTGGAATTCCCTTTATAATATCTGTGTCTGGACAGAGCTGAGACAATTGTTAATAATATCTAATTCATTAGCCAGTCTGGTCAGCTCTCCCTCCAGAATATATCCCAAATCTAACCACTTTGTACAACCTCTGCTGTTCCTTTGGACCTTTGTTGGCCCAGGTAATTATGGTCTCTCCTTTGGAGTATTGCAGCAATTTCTTAACAGGTTTTCCTGCGTTCACTGTTTCTTCCCTGGGGTCTGTTCTTCACACAGTTTGGGACCTGGGGGCTTCCCATCACGTTTCAAATAAATTAAGTCCTTCAAGGGGCCCATATGATCCTGCCTGCAGTTCTCTTATCTCAGAGGTTCCCAACCCCCAGGCTGTGGACTGGTGCTGGTCTGTGGCCTGCTAGGAAGCAGGTcgcacagcagaaggtgagcagtgggtgagcgcgcattaccacctgagttctgcctcctgtcagatcagcagcggcattagattctcataggagcacgaaccctattatgaactgtgcatgtaagggatctaggttgtgtgctccttgtGAGattctaatgcctgatgatctgaggtagaacagtttcattcCAAAAACATCCCTGCCAAGGTCTGTGGAAGAATtttccacaaaaccggtccctggtgtcAAAGAGGTTGGGCACTGCTGCTCTGTCTGACCTTATCATTTACTACACAGTCCTCATCATTTACTGCCCTCCAGCACCAGTCTCACTGTGCCTGATCTTCTCCCCCATGGTTTTCTCAGGTAGAATGCTTTTCCCTAGATTTCTCCATTTCGACTCCCTCTGTCTCTTTTCAGTTGTCACCTGATCGAGAGGTCTTCCCCGATagctctattattattttatcttgctttatttttccatattttcacAATCCTACATTATGctttatatgtatttgtttattgccTTTCTTTCGCCTCTGGAACAAGAGTCAACAAATGTTTCTGTAagaggccagatagtaaatacatTAAGTTCTGTGGGGCTTACTGTCAACTCTGCTGTcatagtgtgaaagcagccattgACAATACATACATGAATAAGCAAGGGGAAAACAttttattggggaaaaaaacctCCAGGGGTGGTGATTTCAGGTGCACCTGGATCCAGGTGCTCAGTGTCCTCAGAGGTCAGCCGCTCTGTCTTTTGGTTCTGCTTCCTAGTGTTGGCCTAATCTAGAGCATGCTCCTCCCCCACCTGTGGCAGTTTGCCAGTTTATCAGCAGCTTCAGCCTTAGATTCAGCAACTCAGAAAGATTTCTCTCTCAACAGTTCCAACGGAAGGCCCCGAGTGATCTCTTACTGGCTCAGTTAGAGTAGTGTGTCACTGTGTATGGGTGCTGAAATGAGAATTTCATACAATTTTCACCTTTCGTGAATAgcagtattttaatttcttcccctcaaccacttaaaaatagaaaaaactttcCTACTTTGTGAGCTGAACAAAAATAGGCAGTGGGCAGGATTTGGCCTGCAGGTTTTAATTTACGGGTCTCTGcctgaaaatacaaatttcacCAAAGCGAGaggtttgttttgatttttttgttgttgttgagtctCTGGTACCTAGTGTAGTGCCTAACTCATGTTAGTATTTGCAGAATGAATGTTGTTGAATGTGTTTAAGGTATATAGAATTAGGCCATAGCAGATGTTTTAGACACTTATTGTAAATTTAAATCATCATTATGGCAGACCCTGACAACTAAAAGTATAAAAGAGCCATGTTGTATTAAAAACGTTTCTTATCCTTGTGGCCTGGTGTgctgtctcacacctgtaattgcagcactttgggagggcaaggcagtggatcatttgaggtcaagagttcaagaccaacctggccaacagggtgaaatcccatctctattaaaaatataaaaattaactggatgtggtggggcacacctgtagtcctagctacttaggagactgaaaGGTGcaagaatcacttaagcccaggatgtggaggtggcagtgagctgagatcacgccactgcgctccagtctgggcagcagagcaaaactgtctcaaaaaaaattcttatccTTTATGTTTCAGTATTTTTGCTGAGTATTGGTTATTCtcaatattgttttattatgaCTTTTTAAGGAATTGCTCTGAAATAGATTTCCTGCCCACTACTTTTTGCAGGATGTGGCTTTGTTTGAGATGAATCAGTCGGATTCAAAAGAAGCGGACAGTTCAGAAGAGAGTTCACAAGACAGTTCAGAGAACAGTTCAGAATCAGAGGACGAAGATGACAGCATCACATCTGAAGTCACCATAGATAACATTAAGCTTCCCAATTCTGAAGGTAGAAAAGGCAAGATTGAAGTTTTGGACAGTCCAgcaagtaaaaaaaagaaatagtcaaataaaTTATCTGAAAAGAAACAGGTGACATATGTCTGCAAATTCTGTGAAAAAGAATGATTCACTGACTTTTGCTTTTCAGGCACCTATAGTGCTTTTATGTGTTaaaaacttcagacaaattaaatttgACAGTTTATTTGATCAAAGAATGATTCATGAGTTAGGTAGCATTGTAAACTGAAAGGGGTTCAGAGACCTCCACTCTACAGCATGGAAAGTGTGCTTTTATCAGCTGAACACAGAAGTAGAGTACAGAAATAACTTGATGGGTTACAGCTAGGTGTTTGCCTAAATAAGGCAAAGAGGAGACTTAAGGCTGCCCGATGTCCCATAGGTATGATCTGATCTAAGGAGACCTAAGGCTGCCTCGTCTGATGGGCTGAGGCTTGGCTGTTTGTGATTGGCTGAACTTGGCTATTTGCTATAAAAATACACTCCTGAGTTAGGTTTTGGTGTGTTCATGATTGCGGTTAGTAATGGCCTCCTGCTTATTTAACAGTTTCCTTT comes from the Macaca mulatta isolate MMU2019108-1 chromosome 11, T2T-MMU8v2.0, whole genome shotgun sequence genome and includes:
- the NOPCHAP1 gene encoding NOP protein chaperone 1 (The RefSeq protein has 2 substitutions compared to this genomic sequence); translated protein: MEVHGKPQGSASCLSPTRDSSRVPVSKELLTAGSDGRGGIWDRLLINSQNKSRKTSSLQTVRIERSPLLDQVQTFLPQMARANEKLRKEMAAAPPGRFNIENIDGPHGKVIQMDVALFEMNQSDSKEADSSEESSQDSSENSSESEDEDDSITSEVTIDNIKLPNSEGGKGKIEVLDSPASKKKK